The Lathyrus oleraceus cultivar Zhongwan6 chromosome 5, CAAS_Psat_ZW6_1.0, whole genome shotgun sequence genome includes the window aaatccatttggaatgtggaaatttatgaaatttgagtttaaagtgtgatatgcaaaacatgtcaaggcaaggtttctaaaactggccaactttcaagcctttctgttttgatgatgcaagcttcaaatggaaaaacctacAACATCCAAGTTGTAGATCTTCTCAAGTAactcaaaatggacttaaattttgcatcatttggatttttgatgaaagaggtatgggcacttgaagttggacttttttgacttttaatgcatttgtcccaaaaggacctataatgtcttgcattatcacatgtatttactttgagattttgaaattttgttcaacataacatttgaattagacatcttaatatttccaattcatttgattccacctcaaaatcataaaaaatgaatgagttatgtccttgggaagttaacccaaaattaagggttaagtcaaaatgacctataatgtattggaatggcagatggttttccaagcttcaaatcaaatttttatgaacatgaaagttgttcatattgtccttaagaacattttttctattggaaccatctccatttggccaacacataaaaagttaggtctcagtgcatttcaaaatagtcagatgaattgactgatcaccttctcaagtccatgactcatgtctggatgaattgatgattgaggacactcaaataagttcaaatatgcattaaatgaagaattaaataacttcccttggttgtatttgatcatgggctgaggttgcttcatgagcaaggcattgtggtgcacagatgaattagggtttccttgagaaacaaacctccaaccctttgacttgctttgatcaaaatgatgaattaagatgctagggaggcatatttgatggatgagagctttgggaaccattaccatgcttgctatctcctcttgaccatgtctttgtaccaatgatctcctagaagctttggactttgtgattgctcaaactACAAACACAAGATATTAGTGACATAgttttgtgcttttggttagtaaaaaaaatgagaaaagcaatgatatacaattcaagcatgcttggtgatctcaaaccactcacaagagatcccacccaaaggcagAGAGGACCAAGATactaatgatccttgaggctatgcaaatgatatgttatgatgccatgagggatcttagggacaaaattagggtcttacaagtCGAGAATCTGATCGCATGAATAGTTGTGTGATGTTTGCTTGCATTGCGCATAGCTTCACAAGCACACTTGTTACGACAAGTACAAGTAGGGATTGGACGATAAATCACAAGTTATTTACTCTATATGAGTTAGTTAGAGAACTACATCATAACTCCTATGCACTAGATGTATAATAACATTCATGACAGAATTTTAAAACTCTATTTTGACAGTTACAACAAACAATCTTAATAACTTGTGCATCAAGTCATTTTATGATCAATATCCATAATGCATGTCATACATGATCTTTTGCATATAAGCCTTCAATCTCATGTCATGATATCATATATCATTTATCAATTTTAATAAGGTACAAACATAATGAAGTTAACATTATCAATTTTTTTTTGATAAATCTAATACTTTATTACGAATATTTGAAAAATATGGTATAAAAAAGGAATAATTAGTCAACAAGTCATTTAACTTAATTTAATGTTTCGCTTTAGGCCCTTAACCAAAAAACTGTACACTTCATTTATAAGCCATAATTATAATTTTTGTGAAATTTGATATGCTCACATTATCATATTTTCTTCAATCCATAATATTTCTTAACAATTTTCGTCATCCATAAAAATCATCTATTGTCTCCCACCAATCAAGAACAACAATAAATCCATAATAAATCAAGAATTTATCATTGTTCTTCATAAACGCCCAGAATAAAAACTCTGATCCATCTTTCTTTCACGCGATTTGAAAGAAGAAAATACCAAAAACTGGCAAAATATCTCTTCCACACAATGTAGATACATTAACGCACATGAACTAATTTCTCAATATCCATAGGAAAACATATATGTGTTCCACCAAAACACTTATCAACAAATATTTCATTTACAACTTCAGTGCTATGGCCAAAAACTGGCAAAATAATTCCCATACAATGTAGATACATTAATGCGCATGAACTAATTTCTCAATATTCATAGGAAAACATATATGTCTTCCACCAATACACTTATTAGCAAATATTTCATTTACAGCTTCAGTGCTATGGGCAAAATCGTAAATATAATATTCCTTTCGATTTTCACAAGGGTTTCCTCCTTCTCCAACACATGAATCCCAAATATTTGTCAACCCTAAacattaaaaataaaaaatgtaagTGTTACTAAATATTAAAAAACATGTTATAGTGTTTTTACAAGTAAAATTAATTATTTATCAACTCACCAAAATTTTCAGGGGAGTTTTGTATTTTCCTGAACAATTTAAAACTATCCAAAATAGTGAATAGTGATCCTGAGAGTTTGGCTTTCAATTTCAACTCTTGAAGTTTTCTTGGGAGCTTGTTTGTGAAGAGGTTAACTACTTGATTAATAACTTCATTGCATTCTTGAGTATGTGGTTTTTTTGTGATGAAACCTGGGATACAACCAATTGGACCAAGGCTAATTATAACAAATTTTCTTCCACCTAGATCATAAATTTTCTGTAGTAAAAAAAAGTGAGTGAAAAGTTgattttatatatttaaaaaatgaatttttttgAATCTCAATTTCAATTTTTCTGAGTTTTTGGTCTTACTCTATTTTATTACAACTTAACACTACAAAATATCAAAAATGAGATTCATTTCGGTCAAAGTTTGGATCATTCAGGCATTCAACATTTTTCAGGTATTAGATCAAGATCAAATAGTATAAATAGTATAAATATATAactatttttaattttattaaataaaaatgaTTTAACTTATAATTTAATCTGTTTAATCTTAATTCAAAATTTAGGGTTTACGAATATGTGAATGCGTCAAAATAATGATTGCAATAAAATTGGTTCAAAATTGAATTTCTTTTTTGTTAATGTTAAGTCACCTTAAAAACATACCTTTATATTTGAACCAAGTTGGTCGATAAGATAATCTGCAAATTCTTCAGgattaatcattttattttttccCATTTTTTGTTTAAAATAATTGAGAATGTAATCGTTGGAACCGGTTGATAAAAGAAATATAGATTTTGATAAGTAGTGTCTCAATTTTGTTTTGCTTTGCAAGTTTCTTGGAAGATCATTCATCACCGTTGAGGTGAAATATTCAGCTTGTTTCTCCAATGACAAGCATTCTCCCTTATACACACAAAAAAATAGAAATATACATATGGTAAGTAACTTGTATTTTATAAATGATCGAAAACGTGCATAAGTGTCACATATACTAGCTCAactgaagaaaaaaaatagatATGTTAAGTCGAAAGTTAACACTAGGATTTAAATCCTAGAAACTTATAGCAGTTATTATTACTCCATATACAGAGAAGAAAATATATACATTAAATTTTTTCTTTCTTACATTTCTTGTTGAATTCAAGATTCCACATGAGCCTGACGCATAGTTCATACCCGACGTTATTTGATATCTCTCAGTTGTTGAAACACCGATGTATGGAGGTGGCATTGGTAAACCTAATTTAATTGCCTCAAAAATTCATCTTAGAAATTGTTTTTCTTGCAATTTAAGAAACCATAATGATTAAAAGTAAATTTCAAGAAGTATCATAATAATAAATAGTATGGATACCAATAAGATCTGCAAAGGTTTTGCCATTGCTAAACCTTCCAGTAGAGCAATTATTGAAATCTATGCCATATGGGAAATTATTAGCTTTAGCAACAGTATTCAAATTGTTGTTATTTCCAGCATCTACAGTTGAATCACCAAAAACATACAAAGCTGGAACAAGACCCTTTGTAGAATAACAATTTGCCAACGAAAATTGGAGACTAATAAGGGATATAACCCAAAAAACTTTAGATATAGACATGATCTTTTGTTGAATAGAAATATATGATAATTGTGAATGATTTTTGGTCTTATTATATATGACTATTAAGAATGTTATTTTATGATTTGTTCTCGGATATCTTAGACAACTTTGTTTAACAATGTTTGTGTTATGTTTTGTTGTCAAACTTGTAAATACCAGTGTTATCGCACAAGATTGTTATAAATAATATTATTGTATAAATGTTAGTAAAATATAAACTAAACAATATATTTGATTgattaaaatataacaaaaaaataaattaaGATAGTTAAATAATTATATAAATTAATACAAATAAAATAGTTAGACACTTTCAACATAACTGAATTCAATAATTATAATTATCATAATTTAGTTATTGAATCCAGGGATCATGTTGTCAAGAACAAATTGGATGGGGAAATaattttttattcaaatattAGTTTTGTGTTTTTTGTATGTATTAGTGATTTTTAAAAGTATTATTGATAAATATGTCAATTTTTTATATCATCTATCTTAAAAACTTTTCCAGTTTTTTAATAAATTTATCGATGAAAACTTTGTTGTTCCGTATTTTTTTGTTAAAATGAACAAATATCAGTATCACATTTTTTTATGTATCACTTGAAATTATTTGTTTCATGTTCTTTTATACTTATCAGTGACCTATTTGTTCAATAAATTTTCAATGTCTCGATAAAAAATATTTATCTAGAACTTTTCATATAATTATCATCGGTAAATACATGTATCTTATTTTTCAATATATTTTCaattcatttttaaatttataaaataCATTTGTGCATGAATCCTGAATGctttttataaaaaattataattcATATATTATAACTATTATATTTTTTTCTTAAAAGATATCAAATAATTATTAAGTCTAACTAATTGATTTGTGACAAATTATTTATATGAGAACTATCAGTATacattattttttaaaaatatattgACCTTGTTAGTAAGGATTAGTTCAAGTAGTTGTGAAGTTGGTGAGATGCATGCAAGTCTAGGAAGTAGCATTAATCATGGTTTGTCGCCTTGATAAAGGTGATACATGTAAACACTTCAACGTCCAAATTTTTCTATCAAATGTGATAAATATTCCATGTATAACAATATATGTATCTTGATTTGATATTTTACTGCTCCTTTTTATAGAAATTTATTAGGTTTTAGGGGGGCTAGAATATTCTAATGTAAGATCATTGTCTAAATAAACCAGTGTTAGACTATAATTTATTTTGTTATCTGATTGTTCTCCTTCAATCATTTTCTAGAGTCAAGTGCTTTCGTATGGCATGTCTATGATTATTCCCGTGATTCTAGAATCTTCCTTGAGTTTATAGATGAAGGTAAATCATCTTTTACGTTCCCTCAAGGTTTGACATCATATTGGTGCATTAATTTCAACAACCACCTGGTTTTGATTTTAATGGCTCGGTAATGGTCATTCATTTATTTTATTGCACTACGTTTTTAAAGAAGGAGTATAGTCTTGGTCCAAGTTGGACATATATAAATGTGTTTTTAACTTTATAAATTAGATCAATGTCTCATGTATGATTTTAAGAAAAACAATTATAATGTGTATATTACAATAAATATCAttttaaaaatgaaatgaaataaatgttaaatttaattaattaatttgtgATAATAGCTTCTTAATTtaattatttctaaaaaaataGATTAATCAAAATATGTTAAAATAATAGTTACTGTCATATTATATTTCTTATTTTTATGTTGATAATATTTAAGAGAATTAATTATTTAATGATGAATATTTGTCATATATGACTTGTATCATAAGTAAGTAATTATTTTAATATaagtattatttttattttaaatttttttactTGTAAAGAAAGTGACAATAACCGCTAAAATATCTTACACGACTACAAGGTTCGGGTTTGAATTTGGGATAGGTTAATATTGACATTTGTCGTAGATCTAAGTCTAGATTGatatatattatcatttttataTGAATAATATTTGAAATTTTACAAAATTTAACTAATTAATTAGTGACAAATATTTGTCTAATATAAAATTTTTATATTCTAATAATTTGTTAAGCATCGCAAAAACAACATGATCAAACAAGCGTATGAAAAAATATTAGTTTATAACTTataatttgttttcattttattCCAACAATATtacaaaaaatattaatttaaattaaatttatagttataaaatattttcttaattATATACTACATGAAAAACATATTATAGTCAATATtctttaaaaaataaatttttatatACGATTATTCTTAgtttaatttcaaaaatatttcaaaaatattaaATTTAACAAATTTTCTCAAAATATTCATGTTgttagtaagtcatgtgtgaacttactgtCAAAATATCTGGTGTTCTAAGTGTTGTTTGTCAACTTTCACTTCGagtactccccagtgtgtgtctgactctccagcaggattgttatCCCTAGCGAGTTGGCTGTAAATTGTTTGTCTATTTCCCTGTGGGCCATCAGAGTTCCCCACATATTGGTTTGTCTGTTATAATATCTCCTGTTAAAGGTTCACCATATCCCTAACAGataaattcaaaaataaaagTCTTTCAcccatgcatatcatatcatagcatttgcat containing:
- the LOC127085727 gene encoding GDSL esterase/lipase At1g71691-like; protein product: MSISKVFWVISLISLQFSLANCYSTKGLVPALYVFGDSTVDAGNNNNLNTVAKANNFPYGIDFNNCSTGRFSNGKTFADLIAIKLGLPMPPPYIGVSTTERYQITSGMNYASGSCGILNSTRNGECLSLEKQAEYFTSTVMNDLPRNLQSKTKLRHYLSKSIFLLSTGSNDYILNYFKQKMGKNKMINPEEFADYLIDQLGSNIKKIYDLGGRKFVIISLGPIGCIPGFITKKPHTQECNEVINQVVNLFTNKLPRKLQELKLKAKLSGSLFTILDSFKLFRKIQNSPENFGLTNIWDSCVGEGGNPCENRKEYYIYDFAHSTEAVNEIFANKCIGGRHICFPMNIEKLVHAH